A DNA window from Moorella thermoacetica contains the following coding sequences:
- the rpsP gene encoding 30S ribosomal protein S16: protein MATKIRLKRMGAKKAPFYRLVVADSRSPRDGRVVEEIGYYNPVKQPVEIKVDEEKALHWLTTGAQPSETVRALLKKAGVWQKYIAAREAK from the coding sequence ATGGCTACTAAAATCCGCCTGAAGCGCATGGGAGCTAAAAAAGCACCCTTCTACCGTCTGGTGGTGGCCGATTCCCGCTCGCCCCGCGACGGCCGGGTAGTTGAGGAGATCGGTTACTATAACCCCGTCAAGCAGCCTGTAGAAATAAAGGTCGATGAAGAAAAGGCCCTGCACTGGTTAACCACGGGGGCCCAGCCTTCGGAAACCGTCCGGGCTCTGTTGAAAAAAGCCGGGGTATGGCAGAAATATATCGCTGCCCGGGAAGCTAAATAG
- a CDS encoding KH domain-containing protein → MKELLITLAKALVDHPDQVSVNQIEGEKSVILELRVAQEDMGKVIGKQGRIARAIRTLVKAAAAHEGKRVVVEIIH, encoded by the coding sequence ATGAAGGAATTGTTAATAACCCTGGCTAAAGCCCTGGTAGATCACCCCGACCAGGTCAGCGTCAACCAGATTGAAGGTGAAAAATCAGTTATCCTGGAGCTCCGGGTAGCCCAGGAGGATATGGGCAAGGTAATCGGTAAACAGGGACGTATAGCACGAGCCATCCGGACCCTGGTCAAGGCAGCCGCGGCCCATGAAGGTAAGCGCGTAGTGGTGGAGATTATCCATTAA
- the rimM gene encoding ribosome maturation factor RimM (Essential for efficient processing of 16S rRNA), producing the protein MDTERIGVGKIIGTHGIRGEVKVFPLTDFPERFRPGTRLILEQEGADGREGRTFPVTVISVRPGKGNLILKLAEINDADQAGAVRGATLKVEPWEVEPLPEGHYYIYQLLGSRVYTTGGEFLGILRDILATGANDVYVVRNEDAGEILIPALKTVVRQVDLARKEIRVELPPGLRD; encoded by the coding sequence ATGGATACAGAAAGGATTGGCGTCGGCAAAATTATCGGCACCCATGGCATCCGGGGGGAGGTAAAGGTTTTCCCCCTGACGGATTTCCCCGAGCGCTTCCGGCCGGGGACCAGGTTAATCCTGGAGCAGGAAGGGGCGGATGGCCGGGAAGGGAGAACTTTCCCGGTGACCGTCATCAGTGTCCGTCCCGGCAAAGGAAATCTCATCCTAAAACTGGCCGAAATTAACGACGCCGACCAGGCCGGAGCTGTCCGGGGAGCAACCCTTAAAGTAGAACCCTGGGAGGTTGAACCCCTGCCGGAGGGTCACTACTATATTTACCAGTTGCTCGGCAGCCGGGTCTATACAACAGGAGGCGAATTCTTGGGCATCCTGCGGGATATCCTGGCAACGGGAGCCAACGATGTTTATGTAGTCCGGAATGAAGACGCCGGGGAAATTTTGATCCCGGCCTTAAAAACAGTCGTCCGCCAGGTTGACTTGGCCAGGAAAGAGATACGGGTCGAACTACCGCCGGGGTTACGGGACTAG
- the trmD gene encoding tRNA (guanosine(37)-N1)-methyltransferase TrmD — protein MRVDVLTIFPEMFTGFLNTSIIKRAREQGRLEVNLVNIRAYARNKHRNVDDYPFGGGPGMVMQAEPLFLAVEDLLPGGEAARPPVILMSPQGEAFNQGMAEELAREEHLILICGHYEGVDERVRLALVTREISIGDYVLTGGELPAMVIIDAVTRLLPGVLGAPEGAREDSFAMGLLEYPQYTRPRSFRGLEVPEVLLSGNHEQIRRWRRQQALERTWRRRPDLLARVNLSPEDRRFLEEISCREGERTP, from the coding sequence TTGCGGGTAGATGTCCTGACGATCTTTCCCGAGATGTTTACCGGGTTTTTAAACACCAGCATTATTAAGCGTGCCCGGGAACAGGGCCGCCTGGAGGTCAACCTGGTCAACATCCGCGCCTACGCCAGGAATAAACACCGAAACGTTGACGATTATCCTTTCGGCGGCGGGCCGGGGATGGTTATGCAGGCCGAACCCCTCTTCCTGGCGGTGGAAGACCTGTTGCCTGGCGGAGAGGCTGCCAGGCCGCCGGTTATCCTCATGTCACCACAGGGAGAAGCATTCAACCAGGGAATGGCAGAGGAACTGGCCCGGGAGGAGCACCTGATCTTGATCTGCGGCCACTACGAGGGTGTCGACGAGAGGGTCAGGCTGGCCCTGGTGACCAGAGAGATTTCCATTGGCGATTATGTCCTCACCGGCGGCGAACTGCCGGCTATGGTCATTATCGACGCCGTCACCCGCCTGCTACCGGGTGTTCTGGGGGCGCCGGAGGGAGCGCGGGAGGATTCCTTTGCCATGGGACTGCTGGAATATCCCCAGTATACACGTCCCCGTTCCTTTCGCGGCCTGGAAGTGCCGGAGGTACTGTTATCGGGCAACCATGAGCAGATCCGGCGCTGGCGGCGACAACAGGCCCTGGAGCGGACCTGGCGGCGCCGGCCGGATTTACTGGCTAGGGTAAATTTAAGCCCGGAAGACCGGCGCTTTTTGGAGGAAATTAGCTGCCGGGAAGGGGAGAGAACTCCTTAA